In one window of Macadamia integrifolia cultivar HAES 741 chromosome 2, SCU_Mint_v3, whole genome shotgun sequence DNA:
- the LOC122067727 gene encoding myosin-binding protein 7-like isoform X1: MFADSEISAPSIVSLKCCSCSCSCTLINSGSVTWQRSVKRKFDEYQDGFTNLLPGFDQSSVARVEIENECSALREMVSSQQQTIQELYTELEEERNASSSAANEAMSMILRLQREKAEIQMEARQTKRFVEEKMAHDQQELLALEDLLYKREQAIQALTCEVQAYKHRMLSFGLTDAEVVGEKSAYGRDPSMIDKGESQFEFLPYDYPPLRCNMNETLGHPDIEDDVDLEKYAFGETPQPFGDTPCTLEHLQNLEYRIYQLERNPSSNRLDWEVSGSRNIFEKEVVGQSPRRPRHARKFSNDSLGSFSGTVKETTQYCGVESPKRVPSFKRMNDFSLTEEYSNLRKVDNASDLGDDMNDRVYTVDSVHQGVSYDNGAEPKPAIGTFEDYVNNPRDSRNQADLEDPDIKKLYMRLQALEADRESMKQAIISMRTDKARLVLLKEIAQQLCKDMTPERRISPVKKPSVIGSFSFVSVLKWVTSFVFWRKKARRSKYMFELSSENMGLLMLLERGHRMRPWRCLTSVRART; the protein is encoded by the coding sequence ATGTTTGCGGATTCCGAAATCTCGGCACCTTCAATAGTTTCGCTTAAATGCTGTAGCTGCAGCTGTAGTTGCACGTTGATCAACAGCGGTTCTGTCACTTGGCAACGTTCCGTGAAGAGGAAGTTTGATGAGTATCAAGATGGTTTCACCAATCTTCTGCCTGGTTTCGATCAATCATCTGTTGCTCGAGTCGAAATTGAGAACGAATGCTCTGCACTGCGAGAGATGGTCAGCAGCCAGCAGCAAACCATTCAGGAGCTTTACACTGAATTGGAGGAGGAAAGGAATGCTTCCTCATCCGCTGCAAATGAGGCCATGTCGATGATATTGAGGTTGCAGAGGGAAAAAGCTGAGATTCAGATGGAAGCCCGGCAAACCAAACGGTTCGTAGAGGAGAAAATGGCCCATGACCAGCAAGAACTTCTTGCATTGGAAGACTTGTTGTATAAGAGAGAACAGGCTATCCAAGCCCTCACCTGTGAGGTGCAGGCCTACAAGCACAGGATGTTGAGTTTTGGGTTGACTGATGCAGAGGTGGTGGGCGAGAAGAGTGCTTACGGTCGTGACCCAAGCATGATTGACAAGGGTGAATCCCAATTTGAATTTCTCCCATATGACTACCCTCCTTTGAGATGCAATATGAATGAAACCCTAGGTCATCCAGATATTGAAGATGACGTTGATCTTGAAAaatatgcttttggtgaaaCTCCTCAACCTTTTGGTGATACCCCTTGTACCCTGGAACATTTGCAGAATTTGGAGTACAGAATCTATCAATTGGAGAGAAATCCAAGTAGCAATCGTTTGGATTGGGAAGTTTCTGGCTCAAGGAATATTTTTGAGAAAGAGGTGGTTGGTCAGTCTCCAAGGCGGCCTAGGCATGCCAGGAAGTTCTCCAATGACAGCTTAGGTTCATTCTCTGGTACAGTTAAAGAAACAACTCAGTATTGTGGGGTGGAAAGTCCAAAGCGGGTTCCCAGCTTCAAAAGGATGAATGATTTTTCATTGACAGAGGAGTACTCTAATTTGAGAAAGGTTGATAATGCGTCTGATCTAGGAGATGACATGAATGACAGAGTGTATACCGTTGACTCTGTCCATCAAGGAGTATCTTATGACAATGGTGCAGAGCCCAAACCTGCTATTGGAACCTTTGAAGATTACGTGAACAATCCGAGGGATTCACGGAACCAGGCTGATTTAGAGGATCCTGATATCAAAAAGCTCTACATGAGGCTTCAGGCACTTGAGGCAGATAGGGAATCAATGAAGCAGGCAATTATTTCAATGCGGACTGATAAAGCACGATTAGTATTACTGAAGGAAATAGCTCAACAATTGTGTAAAGATATGACACCAGAAAGAAGGATATCTCCTGTGAAGAAGCCATCTGTGATTGGGAGTTTTTCCTTTGTTTCAGTACTGAAG
- the LOC122067727 gene encoding myosin-binding protein 7-like isoform X2, giving the protein MFADSEISAPSIVSLKCCSCSCSCTLINSGSVTWQRSVKRKFDEYQDGFTNLLPGFDQSSVARVEIENECSALREMVSSQQQTIQELYTELEEERNASSSAANEAMSMILRLQREKAEIQMEARQTKRFVEEKMAHDQQELLALEDLLYKREQAIQALTCEVQAYKHRMLSFGLTDAEVVGEKSAYGRDPSMIDKGESQFEFLPYDYPPLRCNMNETLGHPDIEDDVDLEKYAFGETPQPFGDTPCTLEHLQNLEYRIYQLERNPSSNRLDWEVSGSRNIFEKEVVGQSPRRPRHARKFSNDSLGSFSGTVKETTQYCGVESPKRVPSFKRMNDFSLTEEYSNLRKVDNASDLGDDMNDRVYTVDSVHQGVSYDNGAEPKPAIGTFEDYVNNPRDSRNQADLEDPDIKKLYMRLQALEADRESMKQAIISMRTDKARLVLLKEIAQQLCKDMTPERRISPVKKPSVIGSFSFVSVLKWVTSFVFWRKKARRSKKGPSHEAVEMSYKCTSKNIAWRLLYP; this is encoded by the coding sequence ATGTTTGCGGATTCCGAAATCTCGGCACCTTCAATAGTTTCGCTTAAATGCTGTAGCTGCAGCTGTAGTTGCACGTTGATCAACAGCGGTTCTGTCACTTGGCAACGTTCCGTGAAGAGGAAGTTTGATGAGTATCAAGATGGTTTCACCAATCTTCTGCCTGGTTTCGATCAATCATCTGTTGCTCGAGTCGAAATTGAGAACGAATGCTCTGCACTGCGAGAGATGGTCAGCAGCCAGCAGCAAACCATTCAGGAGCTTTACACTGAATTGGAGGAGGAAAGGAATGCTTCCTCATCCGCTGCAAATGAGGCCATGTCGATGATATTGAGGTTGCAGAGGGAAAAAGCTGAGATTCAGATGGAAGCCCGGCAAACCAAACGGTTCGTAGAGGAGAAAATGGCCCATGACCAGCAAGAACTTCTTGCATTGGAAGACTTGTTGTATAAGAGAGAACAGGCTATCCAAGCCCTCACCTGTGAGGTGCAGGCCTACAAGCACAGGATGTTGAGTTTTGGGTTGACTGATGCAGAGGTGGTGGGCGAGAAGAGTGCTTACGGTCGTGACCCAAGCATGATTGACAAGGGTGAATCCCAATTTGAATTTCTCCCATATGACTACCCTCCTTTGAGATGCAATATGAATGAAACCCTAGGTCATCCAGATATTGAAGATGACGTTGATCTTGAAAaatatgcttttggtgaaaCTCCTCAACCTTTTGGTGATACCCCTTGTACCCTGGAACATTTGCAGAATTTGGAGTACAGAATCTATCAATTGGAGAGAAATCCAAGTAGCAATCGTTTGGATTGGGAAGTTTCTGGCTCAAGGAATATTTTTGAGAAAGAGGTGGTTGGTCAGTCTCCAAGGCGGCCTAGGCATGCCAGGAAGTTCTCCAATGACAGCTTAGGTTCATTCTCTGGTACAGTTAAAGAAACAACTCAGTATTGTGGGGTGGAAAGTCCAAAGCGGGTTCCCAGCTTCAAAAGGATGAATGATTTTTCATTGACAGAGGAGTACTCTAATTTGAGAAAGGTTGATAATGCGTCTGATCTAGGAGATGACATGAATGACAGAGTGTATACCGTTGACTCTGTCCATCAAGGAGTATCTTATGACAATGGTGCAGAGCCCAAACCTGCTATTGGAACCTTTGAAGATTACGTGAACAATCCGAGGGATTCACGGAACCAGGCTGATTTAGAGGATCCTGATATCAAAAAGCTCTACATGAGGCTTCAGGCACTTGAGGCAGATAGGGAATCAATGAAGCAGGCAATTATTTCAATGCGGACTGATAAAGCACGATTAGTATTACTGAAGGAAATAGCTCAACAATTGTGTAAAGATATGACACCAGAAAGAAGGATATCTCCTGTGAAGAAGCCATCTGTGATTGGGAGTTTTTCCTTTGTTTCAGTACTGAAG